A genomic region of Trichothermofontia sichuanensis B231 contains the following coding sequences:
- a CDS encoding FkbM family methyltransferase, whose amino-acid sequence MTSSSLYRDQYRAYVQATGTALHEATEKTLEQVLEQTNWENPQTALDWNNLAVVTLIEAEFVDNLGSRSIRFKKALEALNQGISLGNHPLPFAHLAILKSLLQPQKDQFTNLFPTFLNLLINGFHAKKNVEIGLIYLPFDFRKIIPQERIQLQIVNILNADSGYTQALKLLSESLYRSYYAFYSAPALRLLNLAAQLSPDSAVTQLKLGISNLTNACQEGLLNLHRAQALAPHLAAARQALYLAYRDMGIPHLAKVWLQADRGQHETAPIALSWRWTELAIDAPVTYVPFEESLLMAVGPSLRSIVTQVLIAEGDWFEPEMEFWRHWLKPGMTVIDVGANAGVYTFSAAKRVGPDGRVFAIEPFSRCVEYMEVTKQLNQLDWVSIYKAAASNRRGTIRLSLASASELNTVMMDDAQKIAGSFEEVTALPLDDLIEQAQLSRVDWLKIDAEGHEMQVLQGSDRLLTEFMPGILYENLGAETHSNLPVAEYLQAKGYRLFRYQPYLRQLISIESMSQLPGILNIIALPSQKLNDFRLSQ is encoded by the coding sequence ATGACATCGTCGTCTTTGTACAGGGATCAATATCGAGCTTATGTACAAGCCACTGGTACTGCGTTGCATGAGGCAACGGAAAAGACACTTGAGCAGGTCCTAGAGCAGACCAACTGGGAGAATCCTCAAACTGCATTAGATTGGAATAACCTGGCTGTTGTTACCTTAATTGAAGCAGAATTTGTTGATAATTTAGGATCACGATCTATTCGTTTCAAAAAAGCCTTAGAGGCACTCAATCAAGGAATTAGTCTAGGTAATCATCCACTTCCATTTGCACACCTAGCCATCTTAAAATCGCTTTTGCAACCTCAGAAAGATCAATTTACCAATTTATTTCCAACCTTTCTTAATCTGCTTATTAATGGATTTCACGCTAAGAAAAACGTTGAGATAGGCTTGATCTATCTACCGTTTGATTTTAGAAAAATCATACCCCAAGAACGTATCCAGTTGCAAATTGTTAATATCCTCAATGCAGACAGTGGTTATACACAAGCGCTTAAGTTACTAAGCGAATCACTCTATCGCAGTTATTATGCATTTTATAGTGCCCCTGCGCTGAGGCTACTGAATTTGGCTGCTCAACTCTCTCCCGATTCAGCTGTTACTCAGTTGAAGCTCGGTATTTCTAATTTGACGAATGCTTGTCAAGAAGGGCTACTGAATCTGCATCGTGCCCAAGCATTGGCTCCCCATTTGGCTGCCGCCCGTCAGGCGCTTTATCTTGCCTATCGCGATATGGGAATTCCCCACTTGGCCAAGGTTTGGTTGCAAGCCGATCGCGGGCAGCATGAGACAGCACCGATCGCTTTGTCATGGCGCTGGACAGAATTAGCGATCGATGCTCCCGTCACCTATGTCCCGTTTGAAGAATCTTTGCTCATGGCTGTAGGGCCAAGTCTACGCAGTATCGTGACGCAAGTTTTGATTGCGGAAGGGGATTGGTTTGAGCCTGAAATGGAGTTTTGGCGTCATTGGCTCAAACCAGGGATGACGGTTATTGATGTGGGGGCGAATGCGGGTGTTTATACTTTCAGTGCGGCGAAGCGAGTTGGTCCCGATGGTCGTGTCTTCGCGATCGAACCTTTTTCTCGATGTGTCGAATACATGGAAGTGACCAAGCAGTTAAATCAGTTAGACTGGGTCAGTATCTATAAGGCGGCTGCCAGTAATCGTCGGGGAACCATTCGACTCTCTCTCGCCAGTGCCAGCGAGTTGAATACGGTTATGATGGATGATGCTCAAAAAATAGCTGGATCTTTTGAAGAAGTCACTGCCTTGCCGCTCGATGACTTGATTGAACAAGCACAGCTCTCACGAGTAGATTGGTTAAAAATTGATGCCGAAGGTCATGAAATGCAAGTCCTTCAGGGGAGCGATCGTCTCTTAACAGAGTTTATGCCCGGTATTTTATATGAAAATCTAGGAGCAGAAACACACAGTAATTTACCGGTTGCGGAGTATTTACAAGCGAAAGGCTATCGTCTATTTCGCTATCAACCCTATCTTCGTCAGTTAATTTCCATTGAATCAATGTCTCAATTACCAGGTATCTTGAATATTATTGCGCTGCCCTCACAGAAGTTAAATGATTTTAGGCTCTCTCAGTAA
- a CDS encoding FkbM family methyltransferase: MATFLVTLKQLGHLEQMGFTVVNVGSRKISAEDDYAQQDWSLFAPNLKIYGFDADEEACAQANADLARRNINWLEKHVPIALSNTVGRKTLYITKNPMCSSLYAPNEPFLARLSGLPELVNLDYTLEVETTTLEAFCQAEGIETIDFLQVDVQGADLQVLQGANSLLQNILAIQIEVEFSPLYINQPLFADVDAYLRSQGFSLFDLLMARRLRARSPVANTRHPGQVLWGDAFYFRDLLQAENRDQQSPERLFRLACIADVMQFPDYALEILEYITLNYGRDNPRYNFANVIVQVLAQAAKPTGRSLESLPIVASLRDFITRSELLKPN; encoded by the coding sequence ATGGCTACATTTTTAGTAACTCTGAAGCAACTTGGCCATCTCGAACAGATGGGATTTACTGTGGTCAACGTTGGCTCTCGAAAAATCAGTGCAGAGGATGACTATGCCCAACAAGATTGGAGTCTATTTGCCCCAAACTTGAAAATTTATGGTTTTGATGCTGATGAAGAGGCGTGTGCTCAGGCTAATGCAGATCTCGCTAGACGGAATATCAATTGGCTCGAGAAGCATGTCCCTATTGCTTTGAGTAATACAGTTGGTCGTAAAACACTCTACATAACTAAAAATCCCATGTGTAGTTCGCTGTATGCGCCTAATGAGCCTTTTTTGGCGCGACTGAGTGGGTTGCCAGAATTGGTGAATCTTGATTACACACTTGAGGTTGAGACAACAACGCTAGAGGCGTTTTGTCAAGCTGAGGGGATTGAGACTATTGATTTCCTACAAGTAGATGTCCAAGGAGCAGATTTACAGGTTTTACAAGGGGCAAATTCTTTGCTTCAAAATATATTAGCAATACAGATAGAAGTAGAGTTCTCACCTCTCTATATCAATCAACCGTTGTTTGCGGATGTTGACGCCTATTTACGATCGCAAGGATTTTCCCTATTTGATCTGTTGATGGCTCGGCGTCTACGGGCGCGATCGCCAGTGGCCAACACACGACATCCTGGTCAAGTCTTGTGGGGGGATGCCTTTTACTTCCGTGATCTCTTACAAGCAGAAAATCGTGATCAACAATCACCAGAAAGGTTATTTCGGCTCGCCTGTATCGCTGATGTCATGCAATTTCCTGACTATGCATTAGAGATTTTAGAATATATTACCCTTAATTATGGCAGAGACAACCCTCGATACAATTTTGCAAATGTAATTGTCCAGGTTTTAGCTCAGGCTGCTAAGCCTACAGGGCGTAGTTTAGAATCACTACCAATTGTTGCTAGCCTTCGGGACTTCATTACCCGATCGGAATTACTAAAGCCTAATTAA
- a CDS encoding alpha/beta fold hydrolase has protein sequence MPETMSAVRIYYEDLGQGDPALLMLPAWCMSHAGFATLPQTCAANRRVLALDWRGHGQSASPSEDFGAEGLVEDALAVIAASGAKTVIPVTLSHAGWVGIELRQRLGDRIPKLIHLDWLVLPPPPEYVAFVSGLTEADKWESVRATLFDIWLEGIDDPTLTEFVRGEMGAYGADMWMRSGRGIGGCYQAGGYPLNAMMTIDPPVPILHLYAQPATEDYLAAQKAFAHAHPWYHVHRLQAKSHFPTFEVPEEMARVIEDFVES, from the coding sequence ATGCCAGAAACCATGAGTGCGGTCAGAATTTACTACGAAGACCTGGGGCAGGGCGATCCGGCACTGCTGATGTTGCCTGCCTGGTGTATGAGCCATGCGGGATTCGCCACCTTACCCCAAACCTGCGCAGCCAACCGGCGAGTGTTGGCGCTCGACTGGCGTGGGCATGGCCAATCGGCCTCCCCCAGTGAGGATTTTGGGGCCGAGGGGCTGGTTGAGGATGCCCTCGCAGTTATTGCAGCCAGTGGGGCAAAAACCGTGATCCCGGTGACGTTGTCCCACGCCGGTTGGGTTGGCATTGAGTTGCGCCAGCGGCTGGGCGATCGCATTCCCAAGCTGATTCATCTGGACTGGCTGGTCTTGCCGCCACCGCCAGAATACGTAGCGTTTGTCAGCGGCCTCACAGAAGCCGACAAGTGGGAATCCGTTCGAGCCACCCTGTTCGATATTTGGCTAGAGGGTATTGATGATCCAACCCTAACCGAGTTTGTGCGGGGTGAAATGGGGGCTTATGGGGCTGATATGTGGATGCGATCGGGCCGCGGCATTGGCGGCTGTTATCAAGCTGGGGGATATCCTTTAAATGCAATGATGACGATCGATCCACCCGTCCCGATCCTACATCTCTATGCCCAACCCGCCACAGAGGATTATCTTGCTGCCCAGAAAGCCTTTGCCCACGCCCATCCCTGGTACCATGTCCACCGCTTACAGGCAAAATCCCATTTCCCCACTTTTGAAGTGCCGGAGGAAATGGCCCGTGTGATCGAGGACTTTGTCGAGTCCTAG